The following are encoded in a window of Bacteroidota bacterium genomic DNA:
- a CDS encoding ORF6N domain-containing protein, protein MKLNLSMFFFLLPAHLHYLHALSIILTFLFLFYIFTPIFAALQIMTKPVVKSNYETLIFPFRGRKLMLDVDLALLYDVLTKALKQQVKRNISRFPEDFIPDSYRDEPTMLERQELINNSERLASLKFSNIKPMVFTEQGVSMLSSVLSSEKAIQVNIEIMRAFANYRSLLSENEEYKK, encoded by the coding sequence ATGAAGCTTAATCTCTCAATGTTTTTTTTTCTTCTCCCTGCTCATTTGCACTATTTGCATGCATTATCCATTATTCTCACATTCCTTTTCCTATTCTACATTTTTACACCGATTTTTGCGGCTCTTCAAATTATGACTAAGCCCGTTGTTAAATCAAATTATGAAACGCTCATCTTCCCCTTCCGAGGTCGCAAGTTGATGCTGGATGTTGATTTGGCCTTGCTTTACGATGTATTGACAAAAGCTTTAAAGCAACAAGTTAAAAGGAATATTAGTAGATTTCCTGAAGATTTTATTCCCGATAGCTATCGGGATGAACCGACAATGCTTGAAAGGCAAGAGCTTATTAATAATTCAGAAAGGTTGGCTTCTCTAAAATTCTCTAATATTAAACCAATGGTGTTTACAGAACAGGGAGTTTCTATGCTTTCATCAGTATTGAGTTCAGAAAAAGCAATACAGGTAAATATAGAAATTATGAGAGCGTTTGCAAATTATCGGTCCCTACTGAGTGAAAATGAAGAATATAAGAAGTGA